The stretch of DNA AATTCTTTATAGAATACAATTGGTTCAATTGGTGAGGCTGATTTTCTGGAAAGCTGACCTGTATTGCCATCTTTGTCTTTATAAGAAATTGAAATAGCTGTAATTTCGTTGGCACTATTTCGCTTAATTTTTGAAACTTTTAATTCTATTCCATGTTCTTTTTTAAAAGTTTCGGTTTCTTTTTTAATTTCAGCATCAGTAGTGTTTTTAGTAATCAGAAATTGTACAATTTCGACAACATGAACTTCATTAATGTTTGTTGCTGTTTTAATTTGAGCAATAGTTTTTACTTGGAAACTTAAAAAGAATACTAGTAACAATGGTATCATTATAGAATATTTCCATTGTTTTCTTTTGTTTGAAGGATTTGTGTTTAACATAACGATTCGTTTTTTGATTAATGATTGATAAAATTGATTTGTGATTGATAATTGATTTTTTGTACCAATAGTTTTTAATAATGTTTTTTGATATAAATAAGAATTTTGAGTGATATTTTGAGTTTCAGCATCGGCAATAAATTCTAAATTTTGTAGTATTGCTTTTTTGTACAACCAAGCTACAGGATTAACCCATAATAGAATGGTTAAAAATTTACTGGTCAATACATCTAGAGAATGAAGCTGTTTAATATGAATATTTTCGTGAATAAAAATTAATTCTAATTCTTCTTTAGAAAATTTTTCTTTATTGTAAACCAAATAGTTAAAGAATGAAAATGGATTATCATAACTATTGTTTTCCACTAAAATTAATTGGTTTACTTTGTCTTTTTTTCCAGTTTTTAATACCTTAATAAAAGACATTAATTCAATAATTATCTTAAAAAATAAAATTGATGAAATTAAAACATAACCAACTTGTGCTATATAATCTAAATTAAAGTTATTTGTCTTAGAATCAATTGGACTTTCAAGTAAAAGTGAATCAAAATTTTGATTTACAGTTTGTGGTTCAATCCAAATAATTTTTGAATAGGATAGAAGCGGTAAAACAAAAGAAATTACTATTCCTAAAAGCAAAAAGAATCTGTTATTTTGGAAAAAGGTTTCTTTTTTTAGAAAAATGATATAAAATAAATAATGAATAATAAGTAATCCATTAACTTTTAAAAAATATAGCCAAATACTTTCCATATCATTTCTTTTTATCTATTAATTCTAAGATTTCACGTAATTCTTCAGCGGAAATTTTTTCTTCTTCAGCAAAGAACGAAACCAAATTTTTATAGGAATTATTGAAATAGTTTGAAATAGCAGTATTCATATATTTCTTTCTATATTCTTCAATAGTAACAAGCGGATAATATTGATGTGTTTTCCCATAGGCAGTATAACCTACATATCCTTTTTCTTCAAGATTGCGAACAATAGTAGAAAGTGTATTGTAATGCGGTTTGTCTTCAGAAATTTCTTCCAGTATGTCTTTTACGAAAGCTTTCTTTAACTTCCATAAAATTTGCATAATTTCTTCTTCTTTATTGGTAAGCTTTTGCATAATATAAATGTATTATTTGATTGATAAATCAAACATATAACTATATTTTTAGTTTTACAACTATAAAACTAGTTATTTAACTATTTTTTAAGTTTTATGTTATTCGTCGTTTATTTATGCTTCACAACGTTAATGAAGTGGGCTGATTATTAATTTGTTTATTTTCAATTATTTTTTAATGATACTTTATTAAAAAAAATTACGTATTAGCATTTTTGTTAAGTTCATTTTTGGGTTTAGCACAAACTGAAGATGTGTCACCAAATCTATCACATCCTTCGAATAATAGTTTACTAGTGAATAACACGAATAGTTCTATTTTAACCACATCTTTTTTATATGATATTTCAACAGCAATTGGAGCTTCTGGAAATGCAGGTGTAGTTTTTGTAAATAATGAGTTTTGGGTTTCTGCATGGGCTTCAAACAATATCCATTTGTTAGATAGTTCAGGAGCTTTTAGTTCAACTTTTCAAGTAGCAGGTTTAACTGGTACACGTTCTATGACGACAGATGGTACCTATGTTTATTGTGGTACCGCTGGTTCAACAATTTATAGAGTAAATCCAGTAACCAAAGTAGTTGTAAACACTATAGCGGTTTCATCATCTGTTACGGCAAGATTTTGTACATATGATCCTACATTAGATGGAGGAAATGGTGGTTTTTGGATTGCAAATTTTAATACAGATATTGCTTCAATCAGTATGACTGGTACACAATTATCTTTAATTCCGGCTGCGACTCACGGTTTAACAGGAATGTATGGAGCAGCAGTTTATAATAATAATGGCAATCATTATTTATTTGTATATCATCAAGGAGGCGCTAATAATGATCAAATAACAGTATTAAATTTAACAACAGGCTTACAAACGGGTGATACTTATGATTTTTTCGTTAATGATTCGCAACCAGCTGGTTCTACAAGTTCATTAGCTGGAGGGATGTTTTTATCGTCTTCTGTAGTCTCGGGTCAAGATACCTTGATAGGTGTTTCACAAGCAACACCCAATAATTTGTTATTTGGTATGAATTTAGATACAGTTTTAGCAACGGATTCGTTTAAATCATCAAATTTTGTGGTATATCCAAATCCAGCAACAGACTATTTATCATTTTCAACTAAAAATAATGTAAAAATAAAACAATTAAGAGTAGTAGATGTTTTAGGACAACTGGTAATAGATAAGCCTAATTTTACACATTCAAAAATTGATATTTCAAATTTGAATTCAGGAATCTATTTTGTATCGCTTTTTGATGAAAATAATCAATCGCAAACTATAAAAGTTATCAAAAAATAATAGTTTAGATTTAGAAAACGCCTTCACTATTTGTTGAGGCGTTTTTCTTTTGAAACTAAAATAAATACCCAATAGCCTAATGCGGTGCCAATTAAGCCTAAACTACCCATGAATGCCCAATTATATTGGTAACCAAAGGCATTAATATTTTCCATTCCTGTTTTTGCAGAAAGAATATGTGCCATGCTGTAACTCATCGTAAAAATTGCCATGTAACGTCCTTCGTGACCTTTTGGTGCGCGACTCATTGCAAATGAATTTGAGAAAGGAAAGGCTAACATTTCGCCAAATGTCATTAAAAACATCATGATCCATAAAACAATTTCCCATTCATTAAACAATAGCATAAACATACAAACCGACATAATAAAGGTTCCAATAGTAACAATTTTTACTTTGTTTAACTGTCGCTTTTCTATATAACTTACAATTGGCATTTCCATTAAAAAAATCATTAATCCATTAAAGGTGAGGAGTAAGCCTGTTTTAAATTCGGTCATATTAAATTGTTCTCTATGATAAAGTGGGAGCGTAGTAAATAATTGGAAAAATATAATTCCTATTAATATACACTGAGTTAGAAATATCCAAAAGGGTAAATCTTTAAAAACTGATGCTGTTAAAACTTCTCCTGGATGTTCAGTGTCTTGATATTTTGATTTTTCTTTTTCTTTTACTTTGTACCAAAATATTAATATAGCTACAATACAAGTTGCACCATCTACCCAAAAAAGTCCTTTGTAACCAACATTCATAATAATTAAACCACCAAGCGCTGGTCCGGCTGCAAAGCCTAAGTTTATAGCTAATCGAACTAAAGTTAAAGCTCTGGTTCTGTTTTCGGGTTTTGCATATGCAGCTAACGAAACAAACATCGCAGGACGAAACATATCTGCAACAACCATTATTAAGAATATAGCTACTAATAACGATTCATATTGTGTAATGTGTTGTAAGCCAAAAAACATTAATCCGCTAGTAAATAGACTGAAAATCATTATTTTGTAAAAACCTATCTTGTCGGATAATTTTCCACCAAGCCAAGAACCAAGCATAGATCCACAACCAAAACTTACCATAATCCAACCGACTTGACTATACGTAAAACCTAAATCTTCTTTTAAGTATTTTGATAAAAAGGGTAGTACCATTGTACCAGCTCTATTGATAAATGTTACCAGGGTAAGTATCCAAATTTCTCTAGAAAATCCTCTAAAATTATCGATGTATTTATGGAAAGCTTTTGTAAGCATGAATAATATTTAATTGCAAAGGTATTAAAGGTACTAAGAAAGATATGTTAATCTAACTTAAAATTATAAAAAAAGAGGATTAAAAATCCTCTTCATTTTCTTCTTCAAAATCTTCTTCTTCTTCAAATTCAAATTCGAAGAACGAAAAAGTGGTACCACCATAATGTTTAGAAAATGAAAAATGCATCATGTGATCTAACTTCATATCTTTTGAATGTTCGACAATTAACATGCCATCTTCTTCTAGTAATTCATTCTCAAATATTAAAGTAATTATACTTTCAAACTGTTCTTGTGATAAATGATAGGGTGGATCGGCAAAAATAATATCGTAAGAACTATTACTTCTTTCTAAAAATTTAAAAACATCACTTTTTATTGTTGTAATATCAAAATCGAGTTCTGTAGAAATTTTCTTGATGTAATTGATACAACCAAAATCGGCATCAACACTTGTAATGGGTTTTGCACCTCTAGAAGCAAATTCATAACTAATATTTCCTGTTCCAGAAAACAAATCTAAAATACGTAATTCACTGAAATTGAAGTGATTGTTTAAAATATTGAATAGCGATTCTTTCGCCATATCCGTTGTTGGTCGAACAGGCAATTTTTTTGGAGCAATTAGTCTTCTTCCTTTATATTTTCCCGATATAATTCTCATGAATGAATTAGAATGAAATGTTCTCTAGCTTGTTTTTCTGTAATTGAATATTTTTCTGCAATTGAGCTTACTTTAAAAATACTACAATTTCTAATATATTTATAAGCAATTTTATAAAAATCGCTTTCTTCTGTTATGGTTCCTAACAGCGCAACCGAACAATTTTCAGGATTTAATTGTAATTGTTCTAGTGAAAAAAGGATGTAATAAATAAAATCTTCTGGAGTAGAAGGTTCAAAAGAATTAAAAAACAATAGCTTTCCGTTTTGTACCACTACCATTTCAAAATGCTTTTGCTGAACATGAACAAAGACTTGTTTTTCAAAAATGTATTTCGAATTGTCTAAAATTTTATC from Flavobacterium haoranii encodes:
- the rsmD gene encoding 16S rRNA (guanine(966)-N(2))-methyltransferase RsmD, encoding MRIISGKYKGRRLIAPKKLPVRPTTDMAKESLFNILNNHFNFSELRILDLFSGTGNISYEFASRGAKPITSVDADFGCINYIKKISTELDFDITTIKSDVFKFLERSNSSYDIIFADPPYHLSQEQFESIITLIFENELLEEDGMLIVEHSKDMKLDHMMHFSFSKHYGGTTFSFFEFEFEEEEDFEEENEEDF
- a CDS encoding T9SS type A sorting domain-containing protein gives rise to the protein MSPNLSHPSNNSLLVNNTNSSILTTSFLYDISTAIGASGNAGVVFVNNEFWVSAWASNNIHLLDSSGAFSSTFQVAGLTGTRSMTTDGTYVYCGTAGSTIYRVNPVTKVVVNTIAVSSSVTARFCTYDPTLDGGNGGFWIANFNTDIASISMTGTQLSLIPAATHGLTGMYGAAVYNNNGNHYLFVYHQGGANNDQITVLNLTTGLQTGDTYDFFVNDSQPAGSTSSLAGGMFLSSSVVSGQDTLIGVSQATPNNLLFGMNLDTVLATDSFKSSNFVVYPNPATDYLSFSTKNNVKIKQLRVVDVLGQLVIDKPNFTHSKIDISNLNSGIYFVSLFDENNQSQTIKVIKK
- a CDS encoding BlaI/MecI/CopY family transcriptional regulator: MQKLTNKEEEIMQILWKLKKAFVKDILEEISEDKPHYNTLSTIVRNLEEKGYVGYTAYGKTHQYYPLVTIEEYRKKYMNTAISNYFNNSYKNLVSFFAEEEKISAEELREILELIDKKK
- a CDS encoding MDR family MFS transporter, whose product is MLTKAFHKYIDNFRGFSREIWILTLVTFINRAGTMVLPFLSKYLKEDLGFTYSQVGWIMVSFGCGSMLGSWLGGKLSDKIGFYKIMIFSLFTSGLMFFGLQHITQYESLLVAIFLIMVVADMFRPAMFVSLAAYAKPENRTRALTLVRLAINLGFAAGPALGGLIIMNVGYKGLFWVDGATCIVAILIFWYKVKEKEKSKYQDTEHPGEVLTASVFKDLPFWIFLTQCILIGIIFFQLFTTLPLYHREQFNMTEFKTGLLLTFNGLMIFLMEMPIVSYIEKRQLNKVKIVTIGTFIMSVCMFMLLFNEWEIVLWIMMFLMTFGEMLAFPFSNSFAMSRAPKGHEGRYMAIFTMSYSMAHILSAKTGMENINAFGYQYNWAFMGSLGLIGTALGYWVFILVSKEKRLNK
- a CDS encoding M56 family metallopeptidase, with amino-acid sequence MESIWLYFLKVNGLLIIHYLFYIIFLKKETFFQNNRFFLLLGIVISFVLPLLSYSKIIWIEPQTVNQNFDSLLLESPIDSKTNNFNLDYIAQVGYVLISSILFFKIIIELMSFIKVLKTGKKDKVNQLILVENNSYDNPFSFFNYLVYNKEKFSKEELELIFIHENIHIKQLHSLDVLTSKFLTILLWVNPVAWLYKKAILQNLEFIADAETQNITQNSYLYQKTLLKTIGTKNQLSITNQFYQSLIKKRIVMLNTNPSNKRKQWKYSIMIPLLLVFFLSFQVKTIAQIKTATNINEVHVVEIVQFLITKNTTDAEIKKETETFKKEHGIELKVSKIKRNSANEITAISISYKDKDGNTGQLSRKSASPIEPIVFYKELEPNGKIGFGDQQMAEIAGHVQNSDNGEISWNKAIPEIETIDVKKTNNGEDIYIINGKEYSKDELKDKIVTVDGSVAINEDDFTNRKVMIFKGNSTISDETPNTNIFLNDKEISKEEMDNLDSKIIKSVNVSKNNNRNEIKIITKNSAGIPDDAVIIVNGKKINKSELDEINPDEIQTINIVKENDKKIIEIQKKKMNSDMLKAKAEMEKSKAEMENAKAEIEKSKAELEKAKVEIEKAKEEIERAKAEAEKAKTK